A stretch of Ranitomeya variabilis isolate aRanVar5 chromosome 3, aRanVar5.hap1, whole genome shotgun sequence DNA encodes these proteins:
- the LOC143816095 gene encoding gap junction beta-5 protein-like, with the protein MNWAVYEALLTGVNKFSTEFGRVWLSIVFIFRILVYAVTASRVWGDDQKDFDCNTRQPGCRNVCYDQYFPVSHIRLWALQLIMVTCPSLLVVMHVAYRDNREKKHREKMGENSGKLYQDIGKKRGGLWWTYLISLLVKAIMDSAFIYVFYRLYENFFLPRVVKCTVPPCPNIVDCFISKPSEKNIFTLFMIISSGVCVLLNLIEAAYLVGKKCKENILSKGQTTKPKNSVCGSLNEHKLSKCEKTVIISEDRKSSINEIDNDGCNQDIDVAEPV; encoded by the coding sequence ATGAACTGGGCAGTATACGAAGCTCTGCTGACCGGAGTTAATAAATTCTCCACTGAATTTGGTCGTGTCTGGCTGTCTATTGTCTTTATCTTTAGGATCCTTGTATATGCAGTAACAGCCAGCCGGGTTTGGGGAGATGACCAAAAAGACTTTGACTGCAATACTCGACAGCCTGGATGTAGGAATGTCTGCTATGACCAATATTTTCCCGTCTCACACATCCGCCTCTGGGCTTTACAGCTCATCATGGTTACATGTCCTTCTCTTCTTGTTGTAATGCATGTGGCATATAGAGATAATCGAGAGAAGAAGCATAGGGAGAAGATGGGAGAGAACAGTGGTAAACTTTACCAAGACATTGGAAAAAAGAGAGGTGGGCTTTGGTGGACCTATCTCATCAGTCTTCTTGTAAAAGCCATAATGGATTCTGCTTTCATCTATGTGTTTTATCGACTCTATGAAAATTTCTTTCTTCCTCGAGTAGTAAAATGCACTGTTCCTCCATGTCCAAACATTGTGGACTGCTTCATATCCAAGCCTTCTGAGAAAAATATATTCACCCTCTTTATGATTATTAGTTCAGGGGTGTGTGTTCTTCTGAATCTCATAGAAGCTGCATATCTCGTTGGAAAGAAGTGTAAAGAGAACATACTTTCCAAAGGGCAGACAACTAAACCAAAAAACTCTGTCTGCGGTAGCCTCAATGAGCACAAACTATCCAAATGTGAAAAGACAGTTATCATTTCAGAAGATCGTAAATCCTCAATCAATGAAATTGATAATGATGGATGCAATCAGGATATTGATGTGGCAGAGCCGGTGTAG